The Buteo buteo chromosome 15, bButBut1.hap1.1, whole genome shotgun sequence genome includes the window CGCTTCCTTCCGCCCAGTCCCGCGGGGGTCTCcacgccggggccgggggggctgctCTGGCTCTGCCACCCCCGGTTTGCAACCCTCACCTGCgggagaccccccccaaaaccaaccccgCACCGGCTGCGGCAACAGCGCCGCCGAGACCCGCCACAACTCGGTGCACCTAATGGCGGCGGGCGGGACCGGCGGgaggcgcggccccgccccctccctcccattGGCTGCCGAGCGGCGGCGTTTTCCCGCGCCCGCGCGCGGCgtggcggggcggggcggcatGGCGGGGGAGCGGGCGGCCGGTCTGGTGCGGGAGCTGCACCGCGCCGGCGGCGGGAACCTGCCGCCATTCCGGGTGAGCGGGGACGGGACGGACCGGACCGGGACGGACCGGACCGGGACGGGCCCCGGCTCTCTCTGACCGACTGTGTCCGGTGTTGCAGGCGGAGGGGCTGCGGCAGGCGCTGGAGGAGATGCGGGCGCTCTACGAGCGGAACCAGGCGGACGTGTGAGTGTCGCGCCCGGTACCGGGCCCGCAGAGCCCGGgcggctcccccccccaccctcctcctcctcctcttcctcctccaggtCCGAAGCGAAGTCGGGACGGACCGACCTGATTTTCCTCATCCGGTTTCgccactgctgcctgctccGAAACCAGCGCTGCGTCCTGGCCTACCTGTGAGTGGGGCGGGGGGTGCCGCGGCCCGGAGGGGTCACGGAGCGTGGGTTCATCGGCGCAGCCTCAGAagaggggggggtgtccccgaGCGATGGGTGTTGGGACTCTGGGCGGGGGGGAGCAGTTCCTCCGCGGGGCGCAGCTGCGGGACCGGTTCCCTTTGTGCTCAGTCCCGGTACCACCAAACGCTGGCACAAGGGGGAGGCCCCGTTTCCTCCTGCTCTTAAAAGTTTTAATCACTGGGTAGGCCAAAAATCACATCCGTTGAAGGCAGGCGGGTGGAACGACCCAAGTTTTCACCCTCTGTGTTGAGGGCAGACTGGGGCATCAGCATCACCCAGGGATGTTGCCGGCACTCGCCTCAGCAAAGATGCTGGTTTTACCCCTTGTTTCTTCCCCCAGGTACGACCGGTTGCTGCGGATCCGAGCACTAAGGTGGGAGTATGGCAGCGTCCTGCCAAACACCATCCAGTTTCACATGTCAGCTGAGGAAGTGAGTCAGCCTTGTCTTAAACTGTTCCCCTCTTTCCACTTACTCCTCCTGATGGATTATGTATTTAGTAGAATCAAAATAGGGTGGACTTCTCTTCCCCCACTATAAACATGACGCTTAACGTGCCTTTCTGTAAATACTGATTTGTTTATTCATTGTCTGGGGGTACAATCCCAAATGGATACTGAGTGCAGGTAATGCTCGGCACTTTGAAGGATCAGGTGGTCTTCACTAGATCAGTCTTGCAGCTGGCAGAACTAGGTCTTCACATGCTGCTCTCAAATCCCATCTCTAGACCAACATACAGAGCTGCTAACTTTAGCAGCATGTGTTCTACCCTGAATCCAGTTTGCTCTGCCTCTGGGGCAGTTTTTCCCTTTAGAAGAGCTTGCGTTCACCTTTGGCTGGCATGAACACGCTTGAGAACGGTGGTCTGACAGCACAAATACACTAGATCTCACTCATCAGGGACCCGTCTTTCAGCATTAGCTGTTTGGCTTTGCCTGAGGGATCACTGTTAATGTCCGCAGGTGGAGTGGTTCAATCGGTACAAAAAGTCTCTGGCTACCTACATGAGGTCAgtaggaggagaggaggggctGGACCTTACACAGGACATAAAACCTCCTAAAAGCCTGTACATCGAAGTAAGTGCAAGATCGGTGGTTTCTGTCTGTGGTCTGTGAACAAACATTTTGCCCAACCATCTTTTTTTAGAGAAATTCACCCCTGTCCCAAGCCAGAAGGTCATTAAGCAAAGCCTTTGAGAGCACCAAAGCTTCCACAAGCTTCTACATTTTACTCTTTACACTCTGCCTGCCAGCGTTTTACTCCCTCTTCTACTGAGGGCTCAAGAGTGTGTTGAAAGATGGCATTTCTAGTTCACAGGGTATTGGTGTGGTGGGGCGAGTGGTCTGAATCCCAGTGGGAAGTTTTTGCAGCACTGATCAACTAGAAACCTTGTTGCCATGTTAAGGAGTGTTAACtagttttctttgttgttattttaaatggacTCTGATAGATGAGACTGTAAATCTTTTTACACAATTGATACAACAAAGCAAGAGCATGTGAGAAATCGGAGTCAGTAGCTGAAGTGCTCTGCTCTGATGTTCTCTTTGAAAGAACACATAGCGACAATCAACTTGTTCTTTAAGACAGTTTCACTGTTAACGGATTGGCATTTTCTGGTATGTGTGTGGGGAGGTTCTCCTGGAAATGTTGCTGCTGTTCCCCAGACCCCGTCTCTTGTACTGCTCTTCCTCTAGCCTCTGtggagggctgggctgggctggtcGCTGACACTTCTTGCTCCAGGCAGAGGCAGGAAGAGAATGTCTGGTGGAGTCCGCAGACCGTGGGATCAGTCCAGTTCTGCATTTCCAGGTCTGCTCTGTATTGAGGCTCCAGCAGGCGGGTAGGAATGTTTCCATACTCAGTTCTGGGGCACGTGTTGTAAGCCAGCAGTGACGTCTAGTGTTTTCTATGGGAGATCTTGTGATCTGAGagctgcatttctgctttgcaggtgCGGTGTTTAAGAGACTATGGAGAATTTGAGATCGATGATGGTACCACCGTCCTGTTGAAGAAGAATAGCCAGGTACCCATGACAAGAGAGTGCGGTCcattctcttccttccctttcgCTCTCTTGACATCCCCTGCTTATCCCAGCTTCACAGCATGTCACAGTTTCTGCACATGTAGCTCCTTGCACATGCTGCAAGCTGTCTGCGTGGCCCAGGACTGCGGTTCAGCTCTGCCTGATCTGGTACCACAATGCAGCAGGCATACAGCACCACAGAGCTGGTTGTGTGCAGCAACAAATCCAGTCTGCCTGGGTTTGAAGGAAGGtttgtctgtgtttctgtgcagcACTTTTTACCCCGCTGGAAATGCGAGCAGTTAATCAGACAAGGAGTCCTCGAGCACATTCTGTCTTAAGCGTGCAGGACAGGAGGGACAACCCTTGCTTGGTGGCCTGCGCACAACATGGAATGAACTCTGGTGCGTGCAGGACTTCAGACagctcagcatttctgcagtgcCACTCCTCTCAACGGCCTTTGATACCTGACATGAAGATCAGCCCTGAGTTTATAAAGTATGCAGACCACATTGGCCAGCTTTTCATGACCAAAGGGTTGCATACTGGTAATGTAGCGATCCTGGGAAGCCAGCAtagtggggggtggggggtgggggggggagcagtGGTGTTATCCAAGCTCCACAGCTACAAGCAGGTTATTTGTGTTTGGAGCAGTTCTTTGTTCACACTGGGCATGTGGGAGTAAGACAGCAACTGGCTAAGCTCTGGAAGCCAGGAGAGCTCCACGGTTGCAAAATAAAGAACTGCTTCAGCCTTCAATTTAGTGTTTTTCAAGAGGTAATGCTGTGTTTGTTAAACACTCTGACCTGGCTCTCTGGCCCAACCCACCTTGACCCTGCAGGGTGATGCTCAACTGGCTATTTAGGTGTCTCAAGTGGAGCTACTTCTCCAAGTGTCAGAGGAGGCTGCACAAGCTTCTTTCTAGGATTAGACATGAAGCTTTGTCTCCCATCAGAAGCCTATAAATGTTGTTCCTTAAGGTGCTAAGTGAATGAGCACTGCAGTCTCGGTCATGGGTCTGGCCAAGGTTTATCCCAGCATGCTTGGGCTGTGCCTCTGTCCCTCTAGGAAGAGTCTCCGTCGCCAGAGCACTGGTCTGGCAGGTCCCAGGGACAGGAAAGGGAGCAGAGGGTTTTAAGGATTCCAGTTAGCACAAAACCAGAGCAAGGCTGAAGAGCTGCTCTCCCTGTCTGGTCTTCCTAATGGAGCTGCTCACTCAAGTAGCAGCTGAGAGGTAACACTTCTAAAACATAAGCCCTAGGTAAGACTAGAGGTTTGCCTAGCCCACATCTGACGGGAGCCAAAAAGCAAATACTTAGGGAAGAATACAGGAACAGGATAAATGCCTGGGGTGTTACTGCActgctctcccagccccagccaagGAACCTCCCTGAGCTAGCCTGCACCCTCTGTGGTGCTTCCCTCCTTGTAATAGCCCAGCTTCCCTCACGGCCCTTGTAATCAGGGCTGTCCCCAAGGCAAAGAAAGAGGAGTCTCAGCTGTCATCCACCTGGGCAGAAAAAGCACACCTAGACCAAGGTGGCCGCCTCAGTCACAGCCTCCAGCCATCTCCTGGAACCCCTCTACCCTGGCAGGCTGGGACTTAAAGGCAGCGGCTGAGTTTCAGCTCACAGCCAATTTATTCCCTTTTGTTCTTGAACCAACAACAGCTTGAGCTACTTTTAAGCCCCCTTCTTTGTATTGACTTTGTCCAGCCTCTGCTTTGCTACCCTGATCCAGTCAGACTTGTCTAGTCTCTCTTGTACAGTAGTCTCCATAGCCCCCAAAATTCTAGAAGTCCTTTCACAGCTAGTGGCAACCACAGCCCCCATGTAAATACgctctgctctgcacagagCAAGGCAGGGGCACCGTGACAATGATGCATCCTCCATGCAGAGGGTAACAGATCAATAAATTTGGTATTTGCTGATGTGAATGCCTGGCTTTGTGGCCTTTTAGACAACTTATTTTGGCAAGAGCAGTACTCACTGCCAGTGTGTGAAGGCCAACAAGATGGCAAGCTGTCAAGGAAGGCAAGATGACACGGTTCACTTACCACATCTTTGAAGAAGTGCAGTGCTGAGTAGGGGTCACCAACCCTGCCCCAAGCCTTGGAGGCTCAAACTGAAAGGGttcttcccccagcccctctgtcCTGCTCAGCACAGATGCAACAATCCAGCAGGATGTTGGTTTGGATCCTAGGCTCAGGCTTTAGGAGGGCTAGAATCTCCTAGAGCCCAAGAGGAGCTGTAGGGAATAAAAGTTCAGCAACAGTTGGGGGAAGCTACTGAAATACAGAGCAGACCAGAGATGGCAGGAGGTGCTGTAATACTGCAAACATTTTAATGCCACAACACAGCTTTCCTGCTTAGAGTGAGCCAGGTGCAGGAACCTGCAAGCCCTCCTGCCCTGGCTTTCCAGCTGTAACAGCGTGGCCCCAACAGCAACCCTCCACAGAGAGGGAGCATCCACACCGCCACCAAACACGCTGCCAGAGTGCAGGCAGCTCCTGTGGGATGGCTACCCTGAGACAGACCTGACTTACAACAGCATACTCGGCCACCAAGAAAGGCACCAAAGCTGGTGTGTTCAGTGGGAAAATTCAGCTACCACAGGACCAATTTCCTTAAAGGACTGTCTGGTTTCTCCATTTTCTACTTTCTACCCAGGAAAATCCTGGCAAGACCAGGGAGGACAAGGCTGATTTCCCAACCCAGCCACACCTCCCCTTCTGCATCTGACAAACCCCAGCCAGGACCAGGGGCAGGGCTACCACACCAGGTGCCCCATCACCCACTCAGAGATGCTGGCGTGATTTTTCCGATAAGCTGCTTCAGAGCTGAGGTTTGCTCCTCCAACAGCTGGTTCTTCTCCTCAGTGCTCTTCTGCTTCAGCTCAGCCACCTGTAGGGCCATTGCAAACCCCCTGTTCTCCTCACAGAGGTCTTCAATCAGCAGTTTGTTCCTGGAGATTTGGGCCTACAGCAGGGACAGGAAGCTTAAAGTTCAGCATTCCCACGCAGGGGTACCAGCCAGGCAGGGACACACAGCACTAACCCCTCTTGCATTCACCTGGGCATCTTTGAGTTGAGCCGCCCTCTCTGACAGCACAGCTTCCGCACTTCTCAGATTGTGTTCCAGCCCCTCTGCTTGCTCCACGGCTGCCTGCAGCAGACGCTCGTGTTCCTCCTGCAACAGGCAACAAAGCCCAGGGTTGTGTTGTCCCAGAACTCACCTGGCCCCTGGCAATCCTGGACCATGCATTTCCCCAAGGCCCCGCTCACAGACCTTCACACTCCCTGAAGGAGAGTGTGGGCGGATCAGCAGAGGTGGTACAGGATGCAAAGAGCAGTGGGACAAGTGTCTAGAGCAGTACAACCTTCCCTAGGTCAGCACCAACGGGTCTTAAGACAAGGCACAGATTTCCCAGCAATGTTTTCTATAAAACCAAGCCAATggcctcccctctcccagctgcatcCAGAAAACCCCAGGGAGAGACATAGTTTCCTTGGATGCAGTTTTTGTGTCTGCTCATTTTAATTCCTTAGGTTATAATTTGCTCCATCCTTCCCCAGGTTAGTTCCAACTGAATCAGTGTCCTGAAAACAAGGACAAACTcacaaaaacccaacaccttGTTGCCCAGTCCCCTAGAGATAAAACCACCCCACTCTGTGCAGGCTACATCTCCACGTAGAGGGCTCAAACTTTTTGTCCCCAGCCTGAGCCAACACAGAGTGTCTCCCCGGATAACTCCTGCTCCTCTAGGCACAAGGTATCTGGTCTGGGGTAGGTGGATTAGAGTGTGGAGGGCTCCTGTTTGAGTGCAGGGCAGTGACTGGGTTCATGAGGAATGAAAACTGCAGCTGAATTTGAAGATCAAGTGCATTTTTCCATGTGGGGCCTTGATATATAGCATCTTCCACCCAAACCTCTGGTGGCTTTGAACACAGCTGCCTTCCCCGCTGGCAGTGTTCCCTCCCCGGTACCCTTGACTGAGTTTCCGCAATTCCCTGCTTACCTGGATTCTGACCAGCTGCCTGCATGTCTGCTCAGCCTGCCGGTGGAGGTTttcctggagctgctgagcctTGCACTGTTCCTCTCTCAAGCTGGTTTGCAGCTGCTCAAACTGTTTCTTTGGCACCACATTGTTCATCTGGGCCTTGGCCTGCTGCAACTGCAGAGCATGCCGAGTCTGGGCCAGGCTCAGGTTTGCTTTGGCTTCTAAGAGCTGTAACACAGAAAGGCCAATAGCTGGTTACAGCCTTGTGCCAGCAATGGAACAGGCCCAGGGTGTGCTGCAGATGAGGGGAGATGTTAGGAAGCACCCTCAGTCCCGGCCTCAGCTCTCATAGCAGCAACggccacagcagagcagcaggaccaTGGGAGTGGTGCTTGCTGGGCAGCCTACAAAGCTGGGGATAGAGAGCACCtagagctgcaggaggagaaacagGGACCTCTTGCCAAGAGATGCTCCCCTCGCTGAGCAGCGAGGAGCAGGATTTGCTGGAGGAATCCTCTGGGAGGGAGTCCTAGCACCAAGAGCTGCaatggcaggaggcagagggtCTGCTCACCTGGGTTTGTTCTTAGATACATCCCAGGCAAGCTGGGCCTCAATCCCTGCCTGTACTACATCTCTGCTTCCTGCTACCAGCAAAGGGCTAGTTCTTGGAAGCAGGTCTGGTCCAGCTTTGCCCTAGGGCGACCTAGGGGTGGCTGGCATAGGCAAGCTGTACTCTGGAAAGCCAGTCCCCGAGTCTGTCCCCAGGGTAGAAGGCAGCAGAGGGATATTAATATTTGGAGGTTTCTTACCTTGGCTTTCCTCTATCCTAGTGGTCCTTGTTCCCCTGCTCTGATCACTTCATTTCCCTCCCCTCAGACATGGCCTGCCCGGCCCCTGTcatccctgcccagctcctACCTGATCCTGCCACTCCTGTAGCTCCCTCTGTCAGCTGAGCCATGGGGAACCACAGCTCCTAGCACTCCTGTGTGAGCCACCTCCACTCAGCCTCCATCTCTGCCCAGCCAGCCTGCATAGGATAAGGACAGAGGGGCCACTGCAGGGGCAGCTGCAAGCAAGGACCTGTCCCAAGCTGCACCTGAACTGGCTTCAGACATGTCTGAGCTGGAGGGCGAGTCCTTTGTCCCCcacaaagaggaagaggacagtCTTTTCTGCCTGGGGAAGATGTCTGATACAGCCCCAAGCAGGGCAATACCAACATCACAGGGACCACTCAGCAGCCTGCCACCCTGCCACCAACTGAATGACACCCACCTTCTCCTGTGAGGCCCTGAGCTGCTCTTGTAGCAGCTCTGTCTCCATCCAACATGCTGcatgctgctggtggtgctCCAGCCTTGCAGCCATCTCTGCTCCTCGTAGCCACTCAGCCTCCACAAGCCTCTGGCCCTGCAGCTGGACAGTGCCACGGCCAGCACCATGGCTGGCCTTGTGCTCAGTGAGTTCACAGCCCAGCTGACGCATCTTGACATTCAGGTGGGAGACATCCCCCTTGCTCTTCTCACTCTGGAaaaggttcagaaaaaaaacaattggTGGGAAGAGAGGCAACAGAGACTGAACCTGTCCTACACTGTCCCTGCTGGATTCCCACTCAGGAACACCGCTGTCGCTGCAGGGCCTTGCAGGCACTAAGGACAAGTGCCCTCATTTCCCAGCCTGAACAAAGCCCAGTGGCCGAGTTCAAGCGCAGCATTCCTGGGTAAGAAAACCTGCACAGATGATAGCCCTGGAGGAGGTCACTGGTGGCAGGGGGGGCAACTGTACAGATGTGTAACAGAAATACTAAGATTGGTAAGAATACAGTATGAATGGAAACGTGTCCATGTGCATGTGAAAGTACCAGACAAAAGAGCAGAGTAAGGGCTACAAGAGCAGCCTGCATCGACACTAAAAGGCACCATCCCCCAGATATTGCTCCTAGGACACTATCCCCAGCATGTAATGCTGAGCAAGGTGCAGTTTCTGGCCCGTGCTCTGACCAGGCCACAGCACAGATAACTTGTCCGCAGAAAGCCTCCATCTAACAGCAGGGCAGCAACACACTCGGCATCCCATTCTTCTGCTAGCCTCCCAGGAAAATGGGCAACCAACACAGCTTTCctccaaagaaggaaaagcagataaTGGGCAGCAGGTTTGTGGCTGAAGGTTAATGGAAGCTGAAGCCAGCAAGGGCCAGCAAAGGCcaccctgctgtggctgctggccCCGAAGAGTACAAAAGACATGTCCAAAAAATAGGTTATGGTTCCTGTCATAAGGAATCACAGAAACAGGGTGAAGAACTAAAAACCTGCAACCCTCATCCATGTTGCACACAAGCAATCCTGGCCAGGCCTTGGTGCACACATGTCTAAGGGCTTGTGAGCATGTGGGTTTGAAACTGGGAGTGAGCAAAATCTCTGGGAGAAAGAGTGTAAGTAGGTAAAGTCAACCTCATTAGAGATTTTGTAGTAACACCTTCCCTTCTGTAAGACCTGCACTAGCTTTTGTCACACAAATTTGCCCTACTTGACAAGCTGTAAAACGAAGCTGGTTCTTCAAAGCAAGACTGGGTTTGACTGTTTGAAACAAACATTCCTGTTCTCCTCTATAAGCACGTGCAGTCTTTGTCCTCCTAAATCCTTCAGCCAAGAGCCTGTCAGTGTTAACGGCTTCTTACCGATGCTGTTAACTCTGCTATTTCAGCCAGCTCCTCCACCTTCTCTCTGCCCAACTTGCTCACGTTTTTCCTGTCGGGGAGAGGGATATGATCAGCTTCAGGCCAGAGAGGAGCAAACCACAGTCCCCCAGAGAATGGCCCCATTTTGGGGAGCCACACATCTGGTTTTGGCCTGCAACAGGAAGCAAAGCCAGGCCAAAACGGATATGGTGCTGAATTGATTCAGGAATGGGTCAGGTGTCTCTGCCCCAAGAGGTGACTCAGCCTAGCCCAGGGTAGACAGCTGGGGACATCCAAAGTCCTGCAACATTGTCAGAAGCCTAAAAATCAGGGGATGAAGAACAGTGGGAGAGCCAGCTTAGCAGACTCTTGGGACCATCCGCACCAGAAACCTGTCTCTGCTTGGATTTATGGCTCAGTGCGTGACCCTAGCACCTATCTGAAGCTtcccaaggcagcagcaggccaCTGGCCAAAAGGTTAGTGTAGTGAAGAAGCCCATCCTTTCCTGCCTCAGCACACCCATTCCCACAGCCTTCCACAAACCCAGCTCTGGACCCTGTGCTCTGGCCTGCCCAAGCCTTTGGCTGGCCAAACCCATCCCAGCACTGGCTGCTTTTGCCTGGAGCAAAGGGTATGAGTGTGCTGGCTTGctcagaaatgagaaaacaaaaggcagggCGAGCCAGCTGAAATCTGGTAAATGCACCTGAGTGGCTGTTCCTTTTACAAGCATTAGCTATCCACCCATTTGCCAGCCTCTCACAGCTGGCTCCTCTCTTACACATCATGGTTGCTGCCCCTCTCATTTGCTAGCCTCAGCTCTTCCTGGAGTCTCCCAAGTTGACTTTTCAGCAAGCTgttctcctccagcagctggcagagctctCCCCTGCAGGGAGAGACAGCAGAGTGAGAAAACCATGCAAAAGCCCAGTTTGGTCTTGGCGTTCTACGCTGGCTCCTTGCTCTATTGTCATTTGGTTTGCAAGAACAGCAAGAACTAAAGAAATCTGAGAAACAACCATCCAATAACTCATGCAAAACATGTGGGGACAATCAAGAGACATTGGCAGAGAAGGAGCAGGTCTTCAAGGGAAGGGAAATAAAGGGGAATAAGGACAAATAGCATCACACCCTGAATTTGTATGGCCTCCAGctagctgaaattattttgaggGCCTGCCAAGGCGTGGAAACAAAGTGATTTGGCTCATCAAGACACACCAAGACTTCATTACAGGATAACCAGGTGGCGGTCCCAACCCCTCAACTGCAATAGAGCCATGTCTGGAGAAGTCAGCTTGCTTGTGAGGTTCTGTGATTTTACAGTGCTGGACACAATAGCT containing:
- the NINL gene encoding ninein-like protein isoform X18 — translated: MRLSSSTGVQVSLAELPTALDNTLMVPRSGLQHAAVASYGYKLQCLRIQVRQIARERDKARLDLEKVEGRCLQLGRELDEQYVALEHTQSKLKDFQAEIEAKELLLQQAVSHQAKLEADTQFLQGKEASLQGRLNHVMKENTQLQNKVTEMAEKLVASEKLVLELQKELNCVVKDKINYYEEEIELMRKNFERERKDSEESFKAEMRKMEDHKRDLEETVAKGELCQLLEENSLLKSQLGRLQEELRLANERGSNHDVKNVSKLGREKVEELAEIAELTASSEKSKGDVSHLNVKMRQLGCELTEHKASHGAGRGTVQLQGQRLVEAEWLRGAEMAARLEHHQQHAACWMETELLQEQLRASQEKLLEAKANLSLAQTRHALQLQQAKAQMNNVVPKKQFEQLQTSLREEQCKAQQLQENLHRQAEQTCRQLVRIQEEHERLLQAAVEQAEGLEHNLRSAEAVLSERAAQLKDAQVNARGAQISRNKLLIEDLCEENRGFAMALQVAELKQKSTEEKNQLLEEQTSALKQLIGKITPASLSG
- the NINL gene encoding ninein-like protein isoform X15; this encodes MRLSSSTGVQVSLAELPTALDNTLMVPRSGLQHAAVASYGYKLQCLRIQVRQIARERDKARLDLEKVEGRCLQLGRELDEQYVALEHTQSKLKDFQAEIEAKELLLQQAVSHQAKLEADTQFLQGKEASLQGRLNHVMKENTQLQNKVTEMAEKLVASEKLVLELQKELNCVVKDKINYYEEEIELMRKNFERERKDSEESFKAEMRKMEDHKRDLEETVAKYWAVIDSLKEQKCVWSLELEERFEVEQARVGQQHTKDIYHPGQQLDREGEELRAQRRDRERLRGELCQLLEENSLLKSQLGRLQEELRLANERGSNHDVKNVSKLGREKVEELAEIAELTASSEKSKGDVSHLNVKMRQLGCELTEHKASHGAGRGTVQLQGQRLVEAEWLRGAEMAARLEHHQQHAACWMETELLQEQLRASQEKLLEAKANLSLAQTRHALQLQQAKAQMNNVVPKKQFEQLQTSLREEQCKAQQLQENLHRQAEQTCRQLVRIQEEHERLLQAAVEQAEGLEHNLRSAEAVLSERAAQLKDAQVNARGAQISRNKLLIEDLCEENRGFAMALQVAELKQKSTEEKNQLLEEQTSALKQLIGKITPASLSG
- the NINL gene encoding ninein-like protein isoform X10 encodes the protein MRLSSSTGVQVSLAELPTALDNTLMVPRSGLQHAAVASYGYKLQCLRIQVRQIARERDKARLDLEKVEGRCLQLGRELDEQYVALEHTQSKLKDFQAEIEAKELLLQQAVSHQAKLEADTQFLQGKEASLQGRLNHVMKENTQLQNKVTEMAEKLVASEKLVLELQKELNCVVKDKLGQMKPHSPELLNQSECFAEIVLEYERQCQVLWDQNGVLQRELERLRLQLRESRAERGPPAGVCRSPSPLVSTSPCTETSLSVEQLQEQLRDLKVQLETKINYYEEEIELMRKNFERERKDSEESFKAEMRKMEDHKRDLEETVAKGELCQLLEENSLLKSQLGRLQEELRLANERGSNHDVKNVSKLGREKVEELAEIAELTASSEKSKGDVSHLNVKMRQLGCELTEHKASHGAGRGTVQLQGQRLVEAEWLRGAEMAARLEHHQQHAACWMETELLQEQLRASQEKLLEAKANLSLAQTRHALQLQQAKAQMNNVVPKKQFEQLQTSLREEQCKAQQLQENLHRQAEQTCRQLVRIQEEHERLLQAAVEQAEGLEHNLRSAEAVLSERAAQLKDAQVNARGAQISRNKLLIEDLCEENRGFAMALQVAELKQKSTEEKNQLLEEQTSALKQLIGKITPASLSG
- the NINL gene encoding ninein-like protein isoform X17, with the translated sequence MRLSSSTGVQVSLAELPTALDNTLMVPRSGLQHAAVASYGYKLQCLRIQVRQIARERDKARLDLEKVEGRCLQLGRELDEQYVALEHTQSKLKDFQAEIEAKELLLQQAVSHQAKLEADTQFLQGKEASLQGRLNHVMKENTQLQNKVTEMAEKLVASEKLVLELQKELNCVVKDKLGQMKPHSPELLNQSECFAEIVLEYERQCQINYYEEEIELMRKNFERERKDSEESFKAEMRKMEDHKRDLEETVAKGELCQLLEENSLLKSQLGRLQEELRLANERGSNHDVKNVSKLGREKVEELAEIAELTASSEKSKGDVSHLNVKMRQLGCELTEHKASHGAGRGTVQLQGQRLVEAEWLRGAEMAARLEHHQQHAACWMETELLQEQLRASQEKLLEAKANLSLAQTRHALQLQQAKAQMNNVVPKKQFEQLQTSLREEQCKAQQLQENLHRQAEQTCRQLVRIQEEHERLLQAAVEQAEGLEHNLRSAEAVLSERAAQLKDAQVNARGAQISRNKLLIEDLCEENRGFAMALQVAELKQKSTEEKNQLLEEQTSALKQLIGKITPASLSG
- the NINL gene encoding ninein-like protein isoform X11; protein product: MRLSSSTGVQVSLAELPTALDNTLMVPRSGLQHAAVASYGYKLQCLRIQVRQIARERDKARLDLEKVEGRCLQLGRELDEQYVALEHTQSKLKDFQAEIEAKELLLQQAVSHQAKLEADTQFLQGKEASLQGRLNHVMKENTQLQNKVTEMAEKLVASEKLVLELQKELNCVVKDKLGQMKPHSPELLNQSECFAEIVLEYERQCQINYYEEEIELMRKNFERERKDSEESFKAEMRKMEDHKRDLEETVAKYWAVIDSLKEQKCVWSLELEERFEVEQARVGQQHTKDIYHPGQQLDREGEELRAQRRDRERLRGELCQLLEENSLLKSQLGRLQEELRLANERGSNHDVKNVSKLGREKVEELAEIAELTASSEKSKGDVSHLNVKMRQLGCELTEHKASHGAGRGTVQLQGQRLVEAEWLRGAEMAARLEHHQQHAACWMETELLQEQLRASQEKLLEAKANLSLAQTRHALQLQQAKAQMNNVVPKKQFEQLQTSLREEQCKAQQLQENLHRQAEQTCRQLVRIQEEHERLLQAAVEQAEGLEHNLRSAEAVLSERAAQLKDAQVNARGAQISRNKLLIEDLCEENRGFAMALQVAELKQKSTEEKNQLLEEQTSALKQLIGKITPASLSG
- the NINL gene encoding ninein-like protein isoform X16, translated to MKENTQLQNKVTEMAEKLVASEKLVLELQKELNCVVKDKLGQMKPHSPELLNQSECFAEIVLEYERQCQVLWDQNGVLQRELERLRLQLRESRAERGPPAGVCRSPSPLVSTSPCTETSLSVEQLQEQLRDLKVQLETKVRGVGGDVLTSWHNCLINYYEEEIELMRKNFERERKDSEESFKAEMRKMEDHKRDLEETVAKYWAVIDSLKEQKCVWSLELEERFEVEQARVGQQHTKDIYHPGQQLDREGEELRAQRRDRERLRGELCQLLEENSLLKSQLGRLQEELRLANERGSNHDVKNVSKLGREKVEELAEIAELTASSEKSKGDVSHLNVKMRQLGCELTEHKASHGAGRGTVQLQGQRLVEAEWLRGAEMAARLEHHQQHAACWMETELLQEQLRASQEKLLEAKANLSLAQTRHALQLQQAKAQMNNVVPKKQFEQLQTSLREEQCKAQQLQENLHRQAEQTCRQLVRIQEEHERLLQAAVEQAEGLEHNLRSAEAVLSERAAQLKDAQVNARGAQISRNKLLIEDLCEENRGFAMALQVAELKQKSTEEKNQLLEEQTSALKQLIGKITPASLSG
- the NINL gene encoding ninein-like protein isoform X12 yields the protein MLLFPPRDFQAEIEAKELLLQQAVSHQAKLEADTQFLQGKEASLQGRLNHVMKENTQLQNKVTEMAEKLVASEKLVLELQKELNCVVKDKLGQMKPHSPELLNQSECFAEIVLEYERQCQVLWDQNGVLQRELERLRLQLRESRAERGPPAGVCRSPSPLVSTSPCTETSLSVEQLQEQLRDLKVQLETKVRGVGGDVLTSWHNCLINYYEEEIELMRKNFERERKDSEESFKAEMRKMEDHKRDLEETVAKYWAVIDSLKEQKCVWSLELEERFEVEQARVGQQHTKDIYHPGQQLDREGEELRAQRRDRERLRGELCQLLEENSLLKSQLGRLQEELRLANERGSNHDVKNVSKLGREKVEELAEIAELTASSEKSKGDVSHLNVKMRQLGCELTEHKASHGAGRGTVQLQGQRLVEAEWLRGAEMAARLEHHQQHAACWMETELLQEQLRASQEKLLEAKANLSLAQTRHALQLQQAKAQMNNVVPKKQFEQLQTSLREEQCKAQQLQENLHRQAEQTCRQLVRIQEEHERLLQAAVEQAEGLEHNLRSAEAVLSERAAQLKDAQVNARGAQISRNKLLIEDLCEENRGFAMALQVAELKQKSTEEKNQLLEEQTSALKQLIGKITPASLSG